Proteins found in one Vagococcus carniphilus genomic segment:
- a CDS encoding response regulator: MIKVLLVDDHEMVRMGVSSYLMIQPDIEVIGEAENGLVGHEKALELRPDVILMDLVMDVMDGIESTKKILSDWPEARIIIVTSFIDDEKVYPAIEAGAAGYLLKTSSAKDIANAIRSAHQGEKVLESEVTSKMMERLSKPKEHILHEDLTNREKEILLLISEGKSNQEIADELFITLKTVKTHVSNILSKLDVEDRTQAAIYAFKHGIVK, from the coding sequence TTGATTAAAGTACTTTTAGTGGATGATCATGAGATGGTTCGAATGGGAGTTTCTTCATACTTGATGATTCAACCGGATATTGAAGTTATTGGAGAAGCTGAAAATGGTCTTGTAGGGCATGAAAAAGCATTAGAGTTAAGGCCAGATGTTATTTTAATGGACTTAGTAATGGATGTAATGGATGGAATTGAATCGACAAAAAAAATCTTGTCAGATTGGCCAGAAGCACGAATTATTATTGTAACTAGTTTTATTGATGATGAAAAGGTTTATCCTGCTATTGAAGCAGGCGCAGCAGGCTACCTATTAAAAACTTCTTCAGCAAAAGATATTGCTAATGCGATTCGTTCTGCTCATCAAGGAGAAAAGGTTTTAGAATCAGAAGTAACAAGTAAGATGATGGAACGTTTATCAAAACCAAAAGAACATATATTGCATGAAGATTTAACAAATAGAGAAAAAGAAATTCTACTTCTAATCTCTGAAGGAAAAAGCAATCAAGAAATTGCAGATGAATTGTTTATCACACTTAAGACGGTTAAAACACATGTCTCTAATATATTATCTAAATTAGACGTAGAGGACCGCACACAAGCGGCTATTTATGCGTTTAAACACGGAATAGTTAAATAG
- a CDS encoding potassium channel family protein produces MRKSFAIIGLGRFGGSVCRELIKSDQEVLAIDSCEDRVNEYMNVATHAVVANAQDEATLRSLGLRNFDHVIVAIGEDIQASILVTLMAKEMGVPRITAKAQNEYHARVLDKVGADTVVHPERDMGIRLGHKLTSNNMLDFIELSEDYSLAEVIVTNKKFYNRTIEEINFRQHFNLTIVAIRRGKNELIVSPPANQMILENDILLVVGHNDNVDYLDDKMNR; encoded by the coding sequence ATGAGAAAATCATTTGCAATCATAGGTTTAGGTCGATTTGGGGGCAGTGTTTGTCGCGAATTGATTAAGTCAGATCAAGAGGTATTAGCGATTGATAGTTGTGAGGATCGTGTGAATGAATATATGAACGTTGCAACTCATGCAGTTGTTGCTAATGCTCAAGATGAAGCAACATTACGTTCTCTAGGTTTAAGAAATTTTGATCATGTGATTGTTGCTATTGGTGAGGATATACAAGCTAGTATCTTAGTTACATTGATGGCTAAAGAGATGGGTGTTCCAAGAATTACGGCTAAAGCTCAAAATGAGTATCATGCAAGAGTTTTAGACAAAGTTGGAGCAGATACTGTTGTCCATCCAGAAAGAGATATGGGGATACGTTTAGGACATAAATTGACTTCTAATAATATGCTAGATTTTATTGAACTATCTGAGGATTATTCTTTAGCAGAAGTTATTGTAACTAACAAAAAATTCTACAATCGAACGATTGAAGAAATTAATTTCAGACAACACTTTAATTTAACAATTGTGGCTATTAGACGTGGAAAGAATGAGTTAATTGTTTCTCCACCAGCTAATCAGATGATTCTTGAAAATGATATTTTATTGGTTGTCGGTCACAATGATAATGTTGATTATTTAGATGATAAAATGAATCGCTAG